The region GCTGTCGGACTGGAACGAGTTTCACGGCCACCTTTCAGAAAAAGACCTCGGCGAGCAGGGGGCGCGCTGCATGGACTGCGGCGTTCCGTTCTGCCAGACGGGAGACACGCTTGCCGGAATGGCGACGGGATGCCCCGTCCGCAACCTGATACCCGAATGGAACGACCTTGTTTACAAGGGCGACTGGCGGCAGGCGCTTGAGCGGCTGCACAAAACCAACAACTTTCCCGAATTCACCGGAAGGGTGTGCCCCGCCCCGTGCGAGGGCTCATGCGTTCTCGGCATAAGCGACCCGCCCGTAACCATCAAGGCGATAGAGTGCGCGATTGTTGACAGGGGCTTTGAGGAGGGCTGGATAACGCCCGCGCCGCCTGCGGAGCGCACCGGCAAAAAGGTTGCCGTGGTGGGCTCGGGCCCCGCCGGGCTTGCGTGCGCGGCGCAGCTCAACAAGGCGGGGCACTCCGTGGTTGTTTACGAGAGGGACGACCGCATCGGCGGGCTGCTGATGTACGGCATTCCCAACCCCCACCTTGACAAGAGGGTGGTGGAGAGAAGGGTTGACCTTCTTGCAAAGGAGGGGGTTGAGTTTGTGGCGGGCACGGAGATAGGCGCGGACGTGCCGCCGGGCGAGCTTGTAAGTTCCAATGACGCGGTTGTTATCTGCACCGGCGCGACAAAGCCGAGAGACCTTGACGTGCCGGGCAGGAAGTCAAAGGGCGTTTATTTTGCGATGGATTTTCTGAGGGAGAACACCGGAAAACTTCTGGACAGCGGCTTCAAAAGTTCCGGAGACATATCCGCCGCCGGCAGGGACGTTATCATCCTCGGCGGCGGAGACACCGGGACCGATTGCGTTGCCACCGCGATGAGGCAGAAGTGCAAAAGTCTGCTTCAGTTTGAAATCCTTCCCCGTCCTCCCGCCGGGCGCGCGGCGGACAATCCGTGGCCGCAGTGGCCCCGCGTTTACAATCTGGACTACGGCCAGCAGGAGGCGATGGCGGTGTTCGGCGAAGACCCGCGCAAGTATCAGGTTCTCACAAAGAGCATTGAGGCCGATGAAAACGGCGCAGTCCGGGGGCTCAAAACCGTCCGCATCAACTGGAAGAAAGGGGCGGGCGGGCGCATGGAGATTGAAGAGCAGCCCGGAACGGAGCAGTTCTGGCCCGCGCAAATGGTGTTTCTTGCGCTGGGATTTCTGGGGCCTGAGCAGACCATCATAGAAAAACTGGGGCTTGAGACCGATGAGCGCTCAAACATCCGCGCCGGTTACGGCGAATACCGCACGAGTGTGGACAAGGTTTTCGCCGCCGGAGACGCGAGAAGGGGGCAGAGCCTTGTCGTGTGGGCGATAAACGAGGGGCGCGAAGCCGCAAGAGAGTGCGACCGCTACCTTATGGGCTCAACCCGCCTCCCCTGACGGCGATGGAAAATTTAACCCCGAAACAGCAACTTGCCGCGGTCGCGCGGGGCTCTGAAAGGGTGGTGTCCGACACCGAACTGATTGAAAAACTGGGCGAGTCCCGCCCCCTTCGCGTAAAGGCGGGTTTTGACCCGACCGCGCCCGATCTGCATCTCGGCCACTGTGTTCTGCTCCGCAAACTGAGGGATTTTCAGGACATGGGGCACAAGGTTCTTTTCCTCATCGGCGACTGGACGGCGCAGATAGGTGACCCCAGCGGCAGGACGGACGAGAGGCCGGTTTTGTCGCCTGAGGAGATCAGGGAGAACGCAGAAACCTATGAAAAGCAGGTTTTCCGCATACTTGACAGGGAAAAGACCGAGGTGCGGTTTAATTCCGAATGGCATGAGGGGATGAATTCCCGCGACCTTATGGGGCTTGCGTCCATGGCGAATGTTGCGAGTCTGCTTGAAAGGGAGGATTTCCGCGCCCGTTACAGGGAGGGAAAGCCCATATCGGTGAAGGAGTTTTTCTATCCGCTGATTCAGGCGTATGACTCGGTTGCGCTTGAGGCGGATGTGGAGATAGGGGGAACAGACCAGACCTTCAA is a window of Candidatus Dadabacteria bacterium DNA encoding:
- a CDS encoding glutamate synthase subunit beta, which codes for MGDPTGFMRYGRRLGKDREPSERLSDWNEFHGHLSEKDLGEQGARCMDCGVPFCQTGDTLAGMATGCPVRNLIPEWNDLVYKGDWRQALERLHKTNNFPEFTGRVCPAPCEGSCVLGISDPPVTIKAIECAIVDRGFEEGWITPAPPAERTGKKVAVVGSGPAGLACAAQLNKAGHSVVVYERDDRIGGLLMYGIPNPHLDKRVVERRVDLLAKEGVEFVAGTEIGADVPPGELVSSNDAVVICTGATKPRDLDVPGRKSKGVYFAMDFLRENTGKLLDSGFKSSGDISAAGRDVIILGGGDTGTDCVATAMRQKCKSLLQFEILPRPPAGRAADNPWPQWPRVYNLDYGQQEAMAVFGEDPRKYQVLTKSIEADENGAVRGLKTVRINWKKGAGGRMEIEEQPGTEQFWPAQMVFLALGFLGPEQTIIEKLGLETDERSNIRAGYGEYRTSVDKVFAAGDARRGQSLVVWAINEGREAARECDRYLMGSTRLP